A genome region from Polypterus senegalus isolate Bchr_013 chromosome 7, ASM1683550v1, whole genome shotgun sequence includes the following:
- the etnppl gene encoding ethanolamine-phosphate phospho-lyase isoform X2: MATQLFDKETTIELRKKHIGPSCAVFFAKDPIKIIRGQGQFLYDEKGERYLDCINNVAHVGHCHPHVVQAAIKQMELLNTNSRFLHDNLVQYAQRLTATLPEKLSVCYFVNSGSEANDLALRLARHHTGHQDIITLDNAYHGHVTSLIDVSPYKFHELGVGAKKDFIHVASAPDVYRGKFREDHPDPASAYADEVKEIIEQAQRKGRQIAAFIAESLQSCGGQVLPPPGYFQKVAQHVRGAGGVFIADEVQVGFGRVGKHFWAFQLQGEDFVPDIVTMGKPIGNGHPMSCVVTTKDIADSFLNSGMEYFNTFGGNPVSCAIGLAVLDVIENQALQRHAAQVGDYLIALLNELKEKHPLIGDIRGTGLFVGVDMVKDRLKRTPATAEAQFMIYRSRQRDSPSDA, from the exons GCCATCATGCGCGGTGTTCTTCGCCAAGGACCCCATAAAGATAATCCGTGGGCAAGGCCAGTTCCTGTATGACGAGAAAGGAGAGCGATACCTGGACTGCATCAACAATGTTGCACATG TGGGCCACTGCCACCCACATGTGGTGCAGGCCGCCATCAAACAAATGGAGCTGCTGAACACCAATTCCAGGTTTCTGCATGACAACCTAGTCCAGTATGCCCAGCGGCTGACTGCCACCTTGCCAGAGAAGCTCAGCGTGTGCTACTTTGTCAACTCCGG CTCTGAAGCCAATGACCTGGCATTGAGACTGGCACGGCATCACACGGGGCATCAGGACATCATTACCTTGGACAA CGCCTACCATGGCCACGTGACGTCTCTTATAGATGTCAGCCCTTATAAGTTCCATGAACTTGGAGTGGGCGCAAAGAAGGACTTCATACACGTG GCTTCTGCTCCAGATGTGTACAGAGGAAAGTTCCGTGAGGACCACCCGGACCCTGCTAGTGCATATGCAGATGAAGTGAAGGAGATCATCGAGCAAGCACAAAGAAAAGGCCGCCAG ATTGCTGCCTTCATCGCCGAATCTCTTCAGAGTTGTGGGGGTCAAGTCCTTCCGCCGCCAGGCTACTTCCAGAAAGTGGCACA GCACGTGCGAGGTGCAGGCGGTGTCTTCATAGCCGATGAAGTCCAGGTGGGCTTTGGCCGTGttgggaagcacttctgggcttTTCAACTGCAAGGAGAGGACTTCGTGCCAGACATCGTCACCATGGGGAAGCCTATCGGCAACGGACATCCGATGTCTTGTGTGGTCACGACTAAGGACATCGCTGACAGCTTCTTGAACTCCGGGATGGAATACTTTAACACG TTTGGAGGTAACCCTGTGTCCTGTGCCATCGGATTAGCTGTGCTGGATGTCATTGAAAATCAAGCTCTCCAGAGACACGCCGCTCAAGTGGGCGATTACTTAATAGCCCTGTTGAATGAGCTGAAAGAAAAGCATCCTTTGATTGGAGACATAAG AGGCACCGGGCTGTTTGTCGGGGTGGACATGGTGAAGGATCGTCTGAAAAGAACGCCGGCCACAGCTGAAGCTCAGTTTATGATCTACAG